A DNA window from Legionella sp. MW5194 contains the following coding sequences:
- the minC gene encoding septum site-determining protein MinC, with amino-acid sequence MADNLLKSQAFKLKGRLYTFTVLQLLNHDLTIFEHYLDEVIAKAPKLFDNTPVVLDFAAIQDSEIDLQAFCQALRLKSILPVAIQGANPLLNSIGQCMGLAVLHASSTHDKPLLDEASEEAVPASEPIKSKLLTTQVRSGQQVVCKGGDLVIAASVSHGAELLADGNIHVYGALRGRALAGMSGDRHARIFCQSLEAELVSIAGFYRLSDAIELHQGPCQIYLQDEHIQIEPLC; translated from the coding sequence ATGGCAGATAATTTGTTGAAATCACAAGCATTTAAGCTCAAGGGCAGGCTTTACACCTTTACAGTACTGCAATTGTTGAATCATGATCTCACCATTTTTGAGCATTATTTGGATGAAGTGATCGCCAAAGCGCCCAAGTTATTTGATAATACTCCGGTAGTATTGGACTTTGCCGCCATCCAGGACAGTGAAATCGACCTCCAGGCTTTTTGTCAGGCATTGCGGTTAAAAAGCATTTTGCCAGTGGCCATTCAAGGCGCGAATCCACTGTTAAATTCCATAGGGCAATGCATGGGGCTTGCGGTTCTCCACGCCTCATCGACTCATGACAAGCCCTTACTGGATGAGGCCTCTGAGGAGGCAGTTCCGGCTTCCGAGCCCATTAAAAGCAAATTATTAACCACCCAGGTACGCTCTGGCCAACAGGTTGTTTGCAAGGGCGGGGACTTGGTGATTGCTGCCTCGGTCAGTCATGGCGCTGAATTGCTGGCCGACGGGAATATTCATGTGTATGGTGCTTTACGCGGGCGGGCTTTAGCCGGCATGTCCGGGGATAGGCACGCTCGAATATTCTGCCAATCGCTGGAAGCCGAACTCGTGTCCATTGCCGGATTTTACCGCTTAAGCGATGCCATCGAATTGCATCAGGGGCCCTGTCAGATTTATCTTCAGGATGAACACATTCAGATCGAGCCTTTATGCTAG
- a CDS encoding UDP-2,3-diacylglucosamine diphosphatase — MLEAVFISDLHLHPDVPAITHRFNDFMQWAVANARTLYILGDFFHAWPGDDGIDDWSSAIANTLAQAAARGLVIYYLHGNRDFLLGNRFATMARMTLLRDPSLITLGGVPVLLTHGDRYCTLDKAHQRFRRITRNRLFTALFLKLPLSYRNRLVSHIRQRSQQNRNKDEQMMDVVANDVLKHLYRYGVQRVIHGHTHKPGLSRYHHETMDYYRYVLSDWDDTPKILCYDQPKGFEFIQPIR, encoded by the coding sequence ATGCTAGAGGCTGTTTTTATCTCCGATCTGCACCTGCACCCTGATGTACCCGCCATTACCCATCGCTTTAATGACTTTATGCAATGGGCGGTGGCTAACGCACGAACCCTCTATATTCTGGGTGATTTTTTCCACGCCTGGCCGGGAGATGACGGCATCGATGACTGGAGTTCCGCCATTGCCAACACGCTTGCGCAGGCTGCAGCGCGGGGACTTGTCATTTATTACCTTCACGGCAATCGCGATTTTCTCCTGGGCAACCGTTTCGCAACCATGGCAAGAATGACCCTTTTACGGGACCCAAGCCTGATTACACTCGGCGGTGTGCCGGTTTTGTTGACCCATGGCGACCGTTATTGCACGCTGGATAAAGCGCATCAGCGTTTCCGACGTATAACCCGTAACCGTCTTTTTACTGCTCTGTTTCTAAAACTCCCCTTGAGCTACCGCAACCGGTTAGTCAGCCATATCCGGCAACGCAGTCAGCAAAACCGCAACAAGGATGAGCAGATGATGGATGTGGTTGCGAACGATGTCCTTAAACACCTGTACCGTTACGGGGTGCAACGGGTCATCCACGGGCATACGCATAAACCGGGGCTTAGCCGTTATCATCATGAAACGATGGATTATTACCGTTATGTGCTCAGTGATTGGGATGACACGCCCAAAATACTGTGTTATGATCAACCAAAAGGTTTTGAATTTATACAGCCTATTCGATGA
- a CDS encoding tRNA-(ms[2]io[6]A)-hydroxylase: protein MLNPLPDDLQMLIDFLKTPTPKAWIDAAVNHIPLLLLDHAHCERKAAATAINFMSKYPENRALIAMMSPLAREELLHFEKVIDLMTARGLAFGPLHPSAYAQQLHAMIIRRDGKQRLCEQLLVGAIIEARSCERFNALIPCLEDKVLQKFYQSLVKSEARHFENYLTLASDCGVDFGTRLTEFIQRENELITQPDTVFRFHSGIPCVEQGRSNQGAGEDEVTLSISAFM, encoded by the coding sequence ATGCTAAACCCTCTCCCTGATGATTTGCAAATGTTAATTGATTTTTTAAAGACGCCAACGCCCAAAGCCTGGATCGACGCAGCCGTCAACCACATTCCTTTACTTCTGCTTGATCATGCTCACTGTGAACGAAAAGCGGCAGCCACGGCCATCAATTTCATGAGCAAGTACCCTGAAAACCGAGCGCTCATAGCGATGATGTCCCCGCTGGCACGGGAAGAGTTGCTTCATTTTGAGAAAGTCATTGATTTAATGACGGCGCGGGGTCTCGCGTTCGGCCCGCTTCATCCCTCCGCGTATGCTCAACAGCTTCATGCCATGATCATTCGGCGGGATGGCAAGCAGCGGTTATGTGAGCAATTACTGGTAGGCGCCATTATTGAAGCACGCTCCTGCGAACGCTTTAATGCTTTAATCCCCTGTCTTGAGGACAAGGTATTGCAGAAATTTTATCAGTCGCTGGTTAAATCCGAGGCACGGCATTTCGAGAACTATTTAACACTGGCCTCCGATTGCGGTGTTGATTTCGGCACACGCCTCACGGAATTTATTCAGCGAGAAAACGAGTTAATCACGCAACCGGACACGGTGTTTCGTTTCCACAGCGGCATACCCTGCGTTGAGCAGGGCAGATCGAATCAGGGTGCGGGTGAAGATGAGGTGACTTTATCCATTTCCGCATTCATGTGA